One Tenebrio molitor chromosome 2, icTenMoli1.1, whole genome shotgun sequence genomic region harbors:
- the LOC138123151 gene encoding cuticle protein-like encodes MAFKLVVFVALVAAVRAGVPYGYSAPVAHVAAPVAYAAPVARAYIAEPHAPAHYDFGYAVNDPLTGDSKSQHEVRRGDVVQGSYSLIDSDGTKRTVNYAADPHNGFNAVVHKEPLAVAVKAVAPVARIAAPFHGYAAPALHANYY; translated from the exons ATGGCATTCAAA CTCGTCGTCTTCGTAGCTTTGGTGGCCGCGGTCCGTGCTGGCGTCCCCTACGGGTACTCTGCCCCCGTGGCGCACGTCGCCGCCCCCGTCGCTTACGCCGCTCCCGTGGCCCGCGCCTACATCGCCGAACCTCACGCCCCGGCCCACTACGACTTCGGCTACGCCGTCAACGATCCTCTCACTGGAGACAGCAAGAGCCAGCACGAGGTGCGCCGTGGGGACGTCGTCCAGGGAAGCTACTCGCTCATCGACTCCGATGGCACCAAGCGCACCGTCAACTACGCCGCCGACCCCCACAACGGCTTCAACGCTGTAGTCCACAAAGAGCCCCTCGCTGTTGCTGTCAAGGCGGTGGCCCCCGTGGCCAGGATCGCGGCTCCGTTTCACGGATACGCCGCCCCTGCTCTGCACGCCAACTACTACTGA
- the LOC138123150 gene encoding high mobility group nucleosome-binding domain-containing protein 5-like: MLLVTFACLTVAVLAKPAPQDFAYVVADPHTGNFNSHQQMLHGDVVEGSYTVVDPNGIRRIVHYTADDAHGFTAVVEEESAGDHHEENSTQEPHHDEYKDEGHKDEGHDEHEDDGKYHEEEQKDGQDDGKYHEEEQKDGQDGKYYEEEQKDGQDDGMYHEEEHKDGQDDGKYHEEEQKDGQDGKYYEEEQKDGQDDGMYHEEEHKDGQDDGKYHEEDHASYNPYRIVPLPLYPHGGLPYAPVSRYYPNGYHIPFGYQAPYGYQIPITYAVRQLN; encoded by the exons ATGCTTCTAGTT ACTTTTGCTTGCTTAACTGTGGCGGTGTTGGCCAAACCCGCCCCCCAAGATTTCGCCTACGTCGTAGCCGACCCCCACACCGGCAACTTCAACAGTCACCAGCAGATGCTCCACGGGGACGTCGTCGAAGGTAGCTACACTGTGGTCGACCCTAACGGAATCAGAAGAATTGTGCATTACACGGCCGACGACGCTCACGGTTTCACAGCCGTCGTCGAGGAAGAATCTGCCGGAGATCACCACGAGGAGAACAGTACTCAAGAACCGCACCACGACGAATATAAAGATGAAGGTCACAAGGATGAAGGTCATGATGAGCACGAAGACGACGGGAAGTACCATGAAGAGGAGCAGAAGGATGGACAGGACGACGGCAAGTACCATGAAGAGGAGCAGAAGGATGGACAAGACGGCAAGTACTATGAAGAGGAGCAGAAGGATGGACAGGATGACGGGATGTATCATGAAGAGGAGCACAAGGATGGACAGGATGACGGGAAGTACCATGAAGAGGAGCAGAAGGATGGACAGGACGGCAAGTACTATGAAGAGGAGCAGAAGGATGGACAGGACGACGGGATGTATCATGAAGAGGAGCACAAGGATGGACAAGACGATGGCAAGTACCATGAAGAAGACCACGCTTCGTACAATCCCTACCGGATAGTACCTCTTCCTCTGTATCCTCATGGCGGCTTACCATACGCACCAGTATCACGGTACTACCCCAACGGGTACCACATACCGTTTGGATATCAAGCTCCTTACGGGTACCAGATCCCCATCACGTACGCAGTGCGCCAATTAAATTGA
- the LOC138123152 gene encoding cuticle protein 8-like, which yields MELRGVIVVIAVIVSAAGQNAFSYRKVPLPVYSPAFDQITKAILPEPTSVPLYSYDYAVNDPYSGDSKTQQESRDGDVVRGSYSLVDADGTRRVVEYYADALHGFNAVVRKEASTNDVSSL from the exons ATGGAACTCAGA GGTGTGATAGTGGTGATCGCGGTCATTGTCAGTGCCGCGGGCCAGAATGCGTTCTCGTACCGAAAAGTACCACTGCCCGTGTACTCGCCGGCGTTTGACCAGATCACCAAAGCTATCCTCCCGGAGCCGACGTCGGTACCGCTCTACTCGTACGACTACGCCGTCAACGATCCGTACTCCGGCGACAGCAAGACGCAGCAGGAGTCGCGCGACGGGGACGTCGTGCGAGGGTCGTACTCGCTGGTCGACGCCGACGGCACCAGGCGCGTGGTGGAGTACTACGCCGACGCGCTGCACGGCTTCAACGCCGTGGTGCGGAAAGAAGCTTCCACCAACGACGTATCCTCGTTGTag